The proteins below are encoded in one region of Bremerella sp. P1:
- a CDS encoding PVC-type heme-binding CxxCH protein, with the protein MRTIVISACAICFLSCLATNLSAAPPEGHLPKGNDGRQLNLDFETGTLQDWTVQGEAFEQQPIEGDTVSPRRGDMKSQHQGKFWIGGYERKEDQPVGTLTSAAFQVTHPWAAFLHNGGSDGKTRVELVNAEDDKVFYSTVGEQRENMRLVVVDLKKVAGKKIYIRLVDEHRGGWGHLNFDNFRFYDEAPAKPKPPRKPLVADDYPHAGLSAEEAAAAMQLPEGFSAIVSAAEPDVTQPIAMAVDDRGRLWVAEAFEYPLRAKDGQGRDRILIFEDDDGDGKFDSRKVFYEGLNLVSGLEVGFGGVWVGAAPYLLFIPDQDGDGVPDGEPKVLLDGWGYQDTHETLNAFIWGPDGWLYGCHGVFTHSNVGKPGSPDSERQRINAGIWRYHPLRHEFDVFCHGTSNPWGVDFNDYGQAFATACVIPHLYHMIQGARYQRQAGSHFNPHTYNDIKTIADHLHYLGSTPHSGNNKSDEAGGGHAHAGAMIYLGDRWPNQYRGQIFMNNIHGQRLNVDILKPEGSGYVGSHGPDFLLTRDRASQILNIRYLPDGNAYMIDWYDMQACHSRNADVHDRSNGRVYKICYGESESVKVNLPGKSDLELAELTLHPNDWYVRHARKVLQHRTSGVDIAPDAIARLQEIAATHADPARRLRAYWALHAIGKLDAKQIEQMTGDADAYVRAWAFQLALETEHQPSKSLERIMVRMAKEDPSPVVRLYLASAAQRMSLDSRWNLLSALTSHAEDAQDHNLPLMYWYAAEPLADAEPERALALGLAASQSIPQLGQFMLRRIGSGDSKSSLATLVKGLSTVEDPATQLTFLKAMRTALAGQRKVAMPPGWEKVGSKLMSGSHGEVAVEATALGVTFGDASALKRMRQLAQDENADQPTRTAAIEALLAAADPNLPSTLQALLNNPVYRETALKGLAQYDDPQTADKVLAVYGQMSPTAKRLALATLCSRPVYGKALLATIAKGDIPNSDLTADLVRQLSNLQDKEIDAQLGSVWGSIRDTPEEKAKLIEQYKKLVTQKNQPKADLEFGRAIFAKTCQRCHTLYGLGGKVGPDLTGSNRANLDYLLSNIVDPSAVMAKEYQPSIILLDSGRVLTGIVRKEDNKTVVLETAEDVVTLPKEEIEERRLSDKSMMPDDQLRPFSEHDVRSLIAYLQGKGQTALLATPENAVELFNGTDLQGWSGDPALWSVEEGEIVGKTTKGIPKNSFLISDLSAENFRLTMEVRLVKNEGNSGVQFRSQPLDGGSVKGYQADIGAGWWGKLYEEHGRGLLWEKSGEAHLKPDQWNTYEIVAQGSDIKTLLNGQPCVQLHDDQGAKRGVFALQLHSGGPTEVRFRNLKLEILP; encoded by the coding sequence TCTGGATCGGCGGTTACGAACGCAAAGAAGACCAGCCGGTGGGCACGCTCACCTCGGCTGCTTTCCAGGTTACCCATCCGTGGGCCGCATTTCTGCACAACGGAGGCTCCGACGGAAAGACACGTGTTGAGTTGGTCAACGCAGAAGATGACAAGGTCTTCTATTCGACCGTCGGCGAGCAGCGTGAAAACATGCGACTGGTCGTGGTCGACTTGAAAAAGGTCGCCGGCAAGAAGATCTACATTCGCCTGGTCGATGAACATCGCGGCGGATGGGGACACTTGAACTTCGACAACTTTCGTTTCTACGACGAAGCACCCGCCAAGCCAAAGCCTCCTCGAAAGCCGCTGGTCGCCGACGATTACCCGCACGCAGGCCTATCGGCCGAAGAAGCGGCCGCGGCCATGCAGCTGCCGGAAGGGTTTTCGGCCATCGTGAGTGCCGCCGAGCCAGACGTTACACAGCCGATCGCCATGGCGGTGGACGATCGGGGACGGCTCTGGGTTGCGGAAGCATTTGAATACCCCCTGCGTGCCAAAGATGGACAAGGGCGTGATCGCATCCTGATCTTTGAAGACGACGACGGAGACGGCAAGTTCGATAGCCGAAAGGTCTTTTACGAGGGCCTGAATCTCGTGAGTGGCCTGGAAGTCGGATTCGGTGGGGTCTGGGTTGGTGCGGCCCCGTACCTTCTGTTCATTCCCGACCAGGACGGCGACGGTGTTCCCGATGGCGAGCCCAAGGTGCTTCTCGACGGTTGGGGATATCAGGACACGCACGAAACGTTAAACGCATTCATTTGGGGTCCCGATGGCTGGCTCTACGGTTGCCATGGGGTGTTTACGCATTCGAATGTTGGCAAGCCTGGGTCACCTGACTCGGAGCGACAACGGATCAACGCCGGCATCTGGCGCTATCATCCTCTGCGGCATGAGTTTGACGTCTTCTGTCACGGCACGAGCAACCCTTGGGGCGTTGACTTCAACGACTACGGCCAGGCGTTTGCCACCGCGTGTGTGATTCCGCACCTGTACCACATGATCCAAGGGGCACGGTACCAACGCCAGGCCGGTTCCCACTTCAATCCGCATACCTACAACGACATCAAGACTATCGCTGATCACCTCCATTACCTGGGGTCCACGCCACATAGCGGAAACAACAAGTCAGACGAGGCAGGCGGTGGGCATGCTCACGCCGGCGCGATGATCTACCTGGGCGATCGCTGGCCCAACCAATACCGCGGCCAGATCTTCATGAATAACATTCATGGACAGCGTCTGAATGTCGACATCCTGAAGCCCGAAGGCTCAGGCTACGTCGGTAGCCATGGACCAGACTTCCTGCTGACCCGTGATCGAGCTTCGCAGATCTTGAATATCCGCTACCTGCCGGATGGGAACGCCTACATGATCGACTGGTACGACATGCAGGCCTGTCACAGCCGAAACGCCGATGTTCACGATCGCAGCAACGGCCGCGTCTACAAGATCTGCTACGGCGAGAGTGAATCGGTCAAAGTGAACCTGCCTGGCAAGAGCGATCTGGAACTTGCAGAACTGACCCTGCATCCCAATGACTGGTACGTTCGCCACGCTCGAAAAGTGCTTCAGCACCGAACAAGTGGTGTCGATATCGCCCCGGATGCGATCGCTCGTCTGCAGGAGATCGCCGCTACGCATGCCGATCCGGCGCGGCGTTTGAGGGCCTACTGGGCATTGCACGCCATCGGCAAGCTCGACGCCAAGCAAATCGAGCAGATGACAGGCGATGCCGATGCTTACGTTCGCGCCTGGGCTTTTCAGTTGGCGCTAGAAACCGAACACCAGCCTTCCAAGTCACTTGAGCGAATTATGGTACGCATGGCGAAAGAAGATCCTTCGCCAGTCGTTCGGTTGTACCTGGCATCGGCAGCACAGCGAATGTCGCTTGACTCGCGCTGGAACCTGCTTTCGGCGCTGACCTCACACGCCGAAGATGCCCAGGACCATAACCTTCCGCTGATGTACTGGTACGCAGCCGAACCTCTGGCCGATGCTGAGCCTGAACGTGCGTTGGCATTGGGTTTGGCAGCGAGCCAGTCGATTCCGCAGCTGGGTCAGTTCATGCTTCGCCGCATCGGCAGTGGCGACTCAAAGAGTTCGCTGGCGACGCTCGTCAAAGGACTTTCCACCGTTGAAGATCCGGCCACCCAGCTCACATTTCTGAAAGCCATGCGAACGGCCCTGGCTGGCCAGCGAAAAGTTGCCATGCCTCCGGGATGGGAGAAAGTGGGCAGCAAGCTAATGTCTGGAAGCCATGGCGAGGTCGCCGTCGAAGCGACCGCGCTGGGCGTTACCTTTGGTGACGCGTCGGCCCTGAAGCGAATGCGTCAGCTCGCTCAAGACGAAAACGCCGACCAGCCAACGCGAACGGCGGCAATTGAAGCACTGCTTGCTGCCGCCGATCCGAATCTTCCGAGCACGCTTCAAGCGCTACTTAACAATCCTGTCTACCGTGAAACGGCACTGAAGGGACTCGCCCAGTACGATGATCCACAGACCGCAGACAAGGTACTGGCCGTTTATGGACAGATGTCCCCCACGGCCAAACGCCTGGCCCTGGCAACGTTGTGTTCGCGACCGGTCTACGGCAAAGCGTTGCTCGCGACAATCGCCAAGGGAGACATCCCGAATAGCGATTTAACGGCCGATCTGGTTCGCCAGTTGTCGAACCTGCAAGACAAAGAGATCGACGCACAGCTGGGTTCTGTCTGGGGTTCCATCCGAGACACACCGGAAGAGAAAGCCAAGCTGATCGAACAATACAAAAAGTTAGTCACTCAAAAGAATCAGCCCAAGGCCGATCTAGAATTTGGCCGCGCGATCTTTGCCAAGACCTGCCAGCGTTGTCACACGCTGTACGGTCTTGGGGGCAAGGTCGGTCCCGATCTGACCGGATCGAACCGTGCAAACCTCGACTATCTTCTCAGTAACATCGTTGATCCTAGTGCCGTGATGGCGAAGGAATATCAACCTTCGATCATCCTGTTAGATTCGGGTCGAGTTCTCACAGGCATCGTCCGCAAGGAAGACAACAAAACGGTCGTCCTGGAAACGGCTGAAGATGTGGTGACCCTTCCCAAGGAAGAAATTGAAGAGCGTCGACTTAGCGATAAGTCGATGATGCCCGATGACCAGTTGCGACCATTTTCCGAGCACGACGTCCGTTCGCTGATCGCCTATCTGCAAGGAAAGGGTCAAACGGCCCTTTTGGCAACGCCCGAGAACGCGGTCGAACTTTTCAACGGAACCGATCTGCAAGGCTGGTCCGGTGACCCCGCGTTGTGGTCCGTTGAAGAGGGTGAGATTGTCGGCAAGACGACGAAAGGGATTCCCAAGAACAGCTTCCTGATCAGTGACCTAAGCGCCGAGAACTTTCGCCTGACGATGGAGGTTCGTCTCGTGAAGAACGAAGGAAACAGCGGCGTGCAGTTCCGCAGCCAACCGCTGGACGGCGGCTCGGTCAAAGGATACCAGGCCGATATCGGGGCCGGTTGGTGGGGCAAGCTGTATGAAGAGCACGGTCGCGGTCTGCTTTGGGAGAAGTCAGGCGAAGCGCACTTGAAACCAGATCAGTGGAACACCTATGAAATCGTTGCCCAAGGCTCTGATATCAAGACACTGCTCAATGGTCAACCGTGTGTGCAGCTACACGACGACCAGGGGGCCAAGCGTGGTGTCTTCGCGTTGCAACTTCACTCCGGAGGTCCCACCGAGGTCCGATTCCGCAATTTGAAGTTGGAAATTCTGCCCTAA